GAGGCCTCGCCACGGCGACGATGTTTAACCACCTCGACCAGGTGGGAACGGGTGACCGGTTCACGATCGAAGTCTTTGGTGAGGTGCTCACCTACGAGGTTCGAGATGTTGTCGTCGTCAAGCCCGATGAGACCAATTCTCTGCGTGCAGTGCAAGGTCGTGACCTCGTCACCCTGGTCACTTGTACCCCGCTCGGCATCAACACCCACCGCATTCTCGTCACTGGCGAGCGTGTCACTCCGACACCGATCAGGGATATTGAGAATGCAGGGAGTTCCTCAACTATTCCGGGATTTCCTTGGTGGGCACTGGGGCTCGGCGCCGGATTGATGCTCGTCGCTGGTTTGGTTTGGCGTGCAGGCTTCACCGACGCAGAGAGTTCGCGCGCAAGATCACCCGAAACACGCTAAGCGCGTCTCGTTGAACTCACTCACTCGCGAACGGCCTACCTGAGCGCGCCGAGAAGCTACGCAAACGCCATCACACCCAGCATGAGCGTGCCCGCAACGGTCTCCACCACTGGCATTCGCCCGTGTGTCCCGCGCGGACGAGTGCGAAGCTGACCCACGAGGCAGGCAAGGCTCGCCAGCACGAAGATCGCGGGCAGCGTGACGAGCCACCGGGCCGGATCCTGCGAATGATGCGCGGGCGCTACCGAGCTCGCAGCCGTGCCCACGAAGTGACTGCCATGGGCGCCGGCGACGAGCAGCCACGCGCATGCCACGGGCAGAAGGTTCCGGTGCAGGCCGGCGAGCACCGAACCGCCCCGCGGGGCCCCAAAACGAGAGATTGCGGCAAGCGCCAGCGACGAAGCCACAAGGGCGAGCGCCCACCAGGCGGCGGGTACCGCTCGCACGAGCGTCGCTTCAATCATCGCGATCGGCATGACGAGCGCCGGTAGTACCGCCCCGATGTGTCGCAGGCCCAACGAGTACGTCGCGATACGCCGCTGGCCGGGACTCGGTGAGAACCGAATCCCGGCCAGCGGGTGCAGTGCGCAGGCCGCGCAGATCAGGGCGCTCACGATCATGAGCACCCGGGCGACCTAGAGCGTGTTTCCGAGCTTGAAGCCCTTTTCGCCGTCTTCGTCGCGGGTGTACGAGAAGCCGTCAGCCCCGATGGTCACGGCCATCTCCGAGTCGTCGGTGCGCGCGATGACCGGCTGGGGGTTGCCGTCGAGGTCGAGCACGAGCGAGCCATCCGTGTACCAGGACGGGACGACGGGGTTGCCCCACCAGTCGCGGCGCTGGTTGTCGTGCACATCCCACGTCACGACGGGGTTGTCGGGGTCCCCGGTGTAGTAATCCTGTGTGTAGACCTCGACGCGGTGGCCGTCGGGATCGCGCAGGTACAGGTAGAACGCGTTCGAGACGCCGTGGCGGCCGGGGCCGCGTTCGATGTGGTCGGACATGCGCAGCGCCCCGAGCTTGTCGCAGATCGCGAGGATGTTGTGCTTCTCGTGGGTCGCGAAGCAGACGTGGTGCATGCGCGGTCCGTCGCCCCCGGTCATCGCGGTGTCGTGCACGGTCGGCTTTCGGCGCATCCAGGCGGCGTAGACCGTGCCCTCCGCGTCCTGAATGTCCTCAGTGACCCGGAAGCCGAGGTTCTGCATGTAACCCACGGCGCGGGGCACATCGGGTGTGATCTGGTTGAAGTGATCCAGCCGTACGAGCTCGCCGGGGACGTGCAGGTCGTAGCGCCACGACATCCGCTCCGTGTGCTCGGACTGGAAGAAGAACTCGTACGGGAACCCGAGCGGGTCGACGACGCGCACCGAATCGCCGATCCCCTTCACGAAGCCTTCGGGGTTGCGGCGCACCTCGCATCCGAGTTCCTCGAAAAACGCCACGGCCTTGTCGAGGTCCTCGGCTGCGCGCACGCGGTACGAGAACGCGGCGACCGCAGCCAGCGGGCCCTTGCGCAGCACGAGGTTGTGGTGGATGAATTCTTCGGTGGAGCGAAGGTAGATCGCCTCGTCATCCTCGGTCGTGACATACAGGCCGAGCACGTCGACATAGAACGCCCGCGAGGCCGCGAGGTCCGTGACGATGAGTTCCATGTATGCGCAGCGCAGAATATCGGGCGCCTCGGAGGTGGCCGTGTGAATCGGGTTGGCTGCCACGATGGGGGCCTCCTTGGTTACCCAAAAGCCTGCCGACTGCTTGTCTTCTTCATTGAGCTTTGCCATGATTTCGCTTCCTTGCGTGTAGTGGCCGTGCGAGCTACTTGCCTGCGCCGAAACGCGGGCTGTGTGCTTCGTTCAGGGTGATCTGGATCGACTGCTGCGTCGTGTAGAAATCCACCGAGCGGTAGCCGCCCTCGCGGCCAAGACCCGACGCCTTCACGCCGCCGAACGGGGTGCGGAGGTCGCGCACGTTGTTCGAGTTCAGCCAGACCATGCCCGACTCAATCCCGTGCGCGAAGTTGTGTGCGCGCTTCAGGTTCGAGGTCCAGACGTAGGCGGCCAGGCCGTACTTCGTGTTGTTCGCGAGCTCGAGCGCTTCCTCGTCGGTGTCGAAGGGGGTGATCGCGACGACCGGGCCGAAGATCTCCTCCTGGAAGATGCGCGCATCGGGGGCCACGTCGGCGAACACGGTCGGCGCGACGTAGTTGCCCTCGGGGAAGCCCTCGGGGCGGCCGCCGCCGGCGACGAGGCGGCCCTCGCCCTTGCCGATCTCGACGTAGCTCATGACCTTCTCGAAGTGGCTCGGGTGCACGAGTGCGCCCACTTCGGTCGCCGGATCGGAGGGCAGTCCGATGACGATGTTCTTCGCCCGTTCGGCGTAGCGCTCAACGAAGTCGTTGTAGATGGAGCGCTCGACGAGCACCCGGCTGCCGGCGGTGCAGCGCTCGCCGTTCAGGCTGAACACGCTGAACACGGTGGCGTCGAGTGCCTCCTCAAGGTCGGCGTCGGCGAACACGACCGACGGGCTCTTGCCGCCGAGCTCGAGCGAGAGGCTCTTCAGCAGCGGGGCGGCGTTCGTCGAGATCATCGCGCCCGTGGAGCTGTCGCCAGTGAACGAGATGAGGGGCACGTGGGGGTGCTTGACGAGCGCGTCGCCCGCGACGCTGCCCGAGCCCAGGATCAGGTTGAAGACGCCGTCGGGCACGCCCGCCTCGCGGAAGATCTCGGGCCACAGCGCCGCCGAGAGCGGGGTGTAGCTCGCCGGCTTCAGCACGACGGTGTTGCCGGTCGCGATCGCGGGTGCGAGCTTCCACGACTCCTGCATGAACGGCACGTTCCAGGGGGTGATGAGGCCGGCCACGCCGATCGGCTTGCGGTTCACATAGTTGATCTGGCGGCCCGGCACCTTGGTGACGTTGTCGTGCTGCGCGACGATCAGGTCGGCGAAGAAGCGGAAGTTCTCGGCGGCACGGCGGGCCTGGCCCTTTGCCTGCGTGATGGGCAGGCCGGAATCCCAGCTCTCGAGCAGCGCGAGCTGCTCGTCGCGGGACTCGACGATGTCGGCGACCTTGTGCAGGATGCGCGAGCGTTCGCGCGGGAGCATCTTTGGCCAGGGGCCCTCGTCGAAGGCGCGCTTCGCGGCGGCCACCGCGAGTTCGACGTCTTCCGACTGCGCCGATGCAGACGTGATGTAGACCTCGTTCGAGACGGGCTCGATGACGTCAAACTCCTGGCCACCGATCGAGTCGACGAACTTGCCGTCGATGAAGTGACGAATCTTGTCGGGCAGGCCCGCGGGCTTCTCGTGGATCATGTGCTTCTCCTGAGGGTGAGTGGTGAGATACGTGTGGGGGAGGGGCCTAGGCGGCCGGGGCGGCTTCTTGGGCTTCGGCGAGGTGGCGGTGTTGCTCGTCCGAGTAGGCCAGTACCGCGTCGAGTGTTGCGGTGCGGTGGGCCCGGGCGGCGGTCTCGATCTCGTCGACGGGTGTCCGTGACTCGATGAGCCGCAGGAGGCGCTCATGCTCTTCGACCGAGTCGCCAGCGCGTCCGGGGACGAAGCTGAAAGACGAGTTCCGCAGCATCTTCATGCGGTTCCAGCCCCGGTGGACGAGGTCGAGGATGTGCGGGTTCGGGCAGCTCTCGAAGAGCACGCTGTGGAACTCGAGGTTCAGGGCAGTGAAGCGCTGCGGGTCGAACGCCTCGAGCGTCTCGCGCATGGTCTGGTTGATCTCGCGCGCCCGCTTGATTTGGTCGGCCGAGATGTCGGGGGCCGCGAGCGCGGTTGCCGCCCCCTCGACGAGCGCGAGCGTCTGCATGGTGTGCAGATACTCGGTCTCTTTGAGGAGCGCGACCTGCGCACCAACGTTGCGTTCGAACGTGACGAGGCCTTCGGCCTCGAGCTGCCGGATCGCCTCGCGCACCGGGACGACACTCATATCGAGCTCGTCGGCAATCTGGCCGAGGACGAGGCGGTACCCGGGGACAAAGCGCCCGTCAGAGATACGCTGCTGAATGTAGTCGTGAGCGGCGTCGACCTTGCTCATGCGCCGCCACCTCCTGCGGACTCCGCGGCGTACTTCGCCTGCCACTCGGCGCTCATGGGGAACAACCCATCGACCGGGTGCCCCTCGGCCACGCGCGCCGCGACCCAGGCGTCGGCCGCCTCCTGCGCGGCAGCCTCGGCTGCGACCTCAGCGAGGAGGAACGGCGGGATAACAATGACACCGTCGCGGTCGCCCATGATGATGTCGCCGGGCTGGACAGCCGCGCCGCCGCAGGCAATCGTGACGTCGGTCTCCCACGGCACGTGCCGACGGCCGAGCACGCTCGGGTGCGCCCCCTGCGAGAAGACGGGGATGTCGAACTCCTGTACCGCGGCGAAGTCACGCACGCCGCCGTCGGTGACGATGCCGGCGGCGCCGCGCACCTGGGCGCGCAGCGCGAGCACATCGCCCACCGTGCCGGTGCCGCGCTCGCCGCGGGCATCGACGACGAGTACCTCGCCGGCGCCGACGGTGTCGAACGCGCGCTTCTGTGCGTTGAAGCCGCCAGCGTGCGCCGTGAAGAGGTCCGGGCGGAACGGGATGAAGCGCAGCGTCTTCGCTGTCCCGAGCATCTGGTCGCCCTCGTGGTTGGGGTGCACCCCGTCGATGAAGATGTCGACGTAGCCGCGCTTGCGCAGCGCCGACGAGACCGTGGCGACGGCAACGCCCGACAGCTGGGCGCGAATCTCGTCGGTCAGGACGGGAACCGATGGGGCAGGATCCTGCTCGGCCGACAGCGGTGTCGCGCGGCCAGCGGCAACCGCGGCCGCGTGTTCCGCCTCGCTGCCCCAGGCCTCGACTCGCTGCGTGTCGTCCACCGCGGGGCCCGAGCCGAAGTCGCCGAAGGGCACGGTGCCCTGGGTGACGGTGGTCACCAGGCGGCCACTGCTCGGCGCGCCGGGAGCGTTCGGGGCGTCGACTTCGACCTCGACCACGTCGCCGGGCAACACGACCGAGGATCCTGCCGGGGTGCCGGTCAGGATCACGTCGCCGGTCTCGAGCGTCATGAGCTGTGAGAGGTCCGCGACCAGCTGGCCGAAGCTGAATTTGAGGGTGTCCGTGGTGTCTTCCTGCACCAGCTCACCGTTGACCCAGGTGCGCACGCGCCAGTCACCCTCGCCGAGTCCCTCGGTCGAGATCGCGGTGGGGCCGATCGGGGTGAACCCGTCGCCGCCCTTCGAGCGCATGTTTGAGCCCTTGTCGACCGCGCGCATGTCGTAGATGCCGAAGTCGTTCGCGGCGGTGACGCTCTTGATGTGGCTCCAACCCTGTTCGGGCGAGACGCGGCGTGCGGGCTCGCCTATCACGAGGGCGACTTCGCCCTCAAACGCCAGCAACTCGGTGCCGGCGGGGCGCTCGATGGTGCCGCCGGTCGGAGCGAGTGACGAGGAGGGCTTCAGGAAGTACGAGGGCTGCGCGGGCGTCCGGCCGCGCTGATCCATGCGGGACGGATAGTTCAGGTGGACGGCAATGATCTTGCCGGGGGTATCGATTCCGTAGGTCACAATTGCCTCGTCTTTCGAGTGAACTGGGGGCGATCCGGAGCGCTATATTTCATATCGTATACGATCCGGTGGGGTTTGGGAACTGTGCTGCCGGGTTCTCTCGTGAACTCGGATTGCTCCGGCAACTGCGGGGATAGGCGCATCTGTCGCCTAGTAGCTGCCCCGGGGCGGAGCGCTGGGCGGAGTGTTGCTCGATCCTGCCTGCACGAAACGCTCGGCGAGTGCCTCGGTCTGCCGGGCCAGGATCGCGACGTCGGCCCCCACCGCGACGAAGGACGCGCCCTCGGCGAGGTAGCGCTCGGCGTCGGCCGGTACGAACGCATTGACGCCGACCGGCTTCCCGGCGGCGAGACCCGCGCTAATGGCGCGCAGCACGCCCTCGACCACGTCGGGGTGCGACTGTTGGCCAAGGAGCCCCATCGATGCCGCGAGATCGGCCGGGCCCACGAAGATTGCGTCGACGCCGTCGGTCTCGACGATGCGCTCGACGTCGGCGACCGCCGCCGCCGACTCGATCTGTACTGTGAGGCTGATGGTCTCATCTGCCCTGCCGAGATAGCCCTCGACCCGATTCCACCGAGACGAGCGGGCGAGCGTGCTGCCGACCCCGCGCACGCCATTGAGGGGGTAACGGACCGCGCGCACGATCTCGGCGGCCTGCTCGGCGGAGTCAACCATCGGGATGAGTAGGTTCTGCACGCCGAGGTCGAGGAACTGCTTGATCGTGACGACGTCGCCAGAGGGCGGACGTACGACCGGCGTCGACGGGTAAGCCGACATCGCGTAGAGCTGGGCGAGGATGGACTCGAGGCCGTTCGGGGAGTGCTCGGCGTCGAGCAAGACCCAGTCGATGCCGCTGCCCGCGACGATCTCGGCGGCGATCGGACTGCCAGAGCAGACCCAGAGGCCGATCTGCGGGCGCTTGGCGTGCGCGAGGCGGTCCGACAGCGTCGGCGGAAGCTCTAGGCGAATCGGCATGAGATGGTCCCCAACGTTCCGTAGTCAGCGTGCACGGTATCGCCGCGCTCGACCCACATGGGGCGGGTGAACGAGCCGGCCAGCACAATGTCGCCGGCGTTCAGGGACTGGCCGTGCTGGGCGAGCTTGTTCGCCAGCCAGGCGACGCCCATCGCGGGGTGGCCGAGGATCGCGGCGGCGACGCCGGACTCCTCAATGGTCTCGTTGCGCGAAAGCAGTGCCGACACCCAGCGCAGGTCGACCTGGTCGACCTTGACCGGGCGACCGCCGATAACCATCGCACCCATCGCGGCGTTGTCGCTGATCGTGTCGACGATGGTGCGCCCCTCCATCACGAGGTGTGAGTTCAGGACCTCGAGGGCGGGTACGACGTAGGCCGTTGCGTCGAGCACATCGAAGATGGTGGTGTGCGGGCCGGTGAGGGGCTTGGCGAGCACGAAAGCCAGCTCGACCTCGATGCGCACGTTCGAGAACCGGTCGAAGTCGATGACCGAGCCAGATTCGATCACCATATCGTCGAGAATGACGCCATAATCGGGCTCGGTGATGCCGGTCGCGACCTGCATGACTTTCGAGGTGAGGCCGATCTTGCGGCCCACGACGCGGCGCCCTTCGGCAATCTTGCGTTCCGTCCAGGCGCGCTGCACCGCATAGGAGTCGTCGACGACCATTCCGGGGTAGCGGCCGGTGAGGATGGGGAGCAGTTCCTTGGAAGCGTCCGCCGCGATCAGCTCGTCGGCGATCTGCAAGTGTTGTTCAGCGCTGAGCATGGCACTCGATTCGATTAGGGAAGCGGAATGCTTCAGATCGTATACGATTCCCACTTTTGGCGCGACGATTGGGGGTTACTTGCGGGTCATGGAAACTCGCGGTAGCATCACAACTTTGTCGGGGTAAGATGAGCTAATGACTTCTTCTGAGAACCCCGCGCCGACAGAGCGCGACGATTCCCCCAACTTGAGTACTGAAGCCGGGGCCGGTGCGGTGGAATCTCATGTTGACGCTGCCGAGGCCCCCGCAGTGGTGGCCGCTCCCGCCGCCGAACCTGAGCGCCCCGGCTTTGACACGCTCGGCCTCGACCCCCGCGTGCTGCGTGCCGTGAAGGACCTCGGCTACGAGACCCCTTCCGCCATTCAGGCCGCCACTATCCCCGTGCTGCTCGACGGGCGCGACGTCGTCGGCCTCGCGCAGACCGGTACCGGCAAGACGGCCGCGTTCGCGCTGCCGATCCTGTCGCGCATCGTTCCCGGCCAGGGCGTACCCCAGGCCCTCGTGATTGCGCCGACCCGTGAGCTCGCGCTCCAGGTCTGTGAGGCGTTCGGCAGCTTTGCCGCACACCTCCCCGAGGTGCACATGCTTCCCGTCTATGGCGGCCAGGCCTACGGCCAGCAGCTCTCGGCTCTGCGCCGCGGCGTCGACATCATCGTCGGCACCCCGGGCCGCATCATGGACCACCTCAAGAAGGGCACGCTTGATCTCTCGCAGATCAAGTACCTCGTGCTTGACGAGGCCGACGAGATGCTCAAGATGGGCTTCGCTGAGGACGTCGAGACGATCCTTGCCGATACGCCCCAGAGCAAGCAGGTCGCGCTGTTCTCGGCCACGATGCCCGCTCAGATTCGCCGCATCTCGCAGCAGTACCTGAACGACGCCGCCGAGATCAAGATCCAGGGCAAGACGCAGACCAGCTCGAGCATCACGCAGCGCTACGTCGTGGTGTCGTACTCGCAGAAGGTCGACGCGCTCACCCGCGTGCTCGAGGTCGAAGACTTCGACGGCATGATCGTCTTCACGCGTACGCGTGGCGACAGCGAGCAGGTCGCTGAGAAGCTGCGCGCGCGTGGCTACTCGGCCGCCGCGATCAACGGCGACGTGCCGCAGAACCTGCGTGAGCGCATGGTCGAGCAGCTCAAGTCGGGCGCATTGGACATCCTGGTCGCCACCGACGTCGCGGCCCGCGGCCTTGACGTCGAGCGCATCAGCCACGTCATCAACTACGACCTGCCGATTGACACCGAGTCGTACGTGCACCGCATTGGCCGCACCGGCCGCGCTGGCCGTTCGGGCGACGCGATCAGCTTCGTCACCCCGCGCGAGCGTCGCCTGCTGACCGCCATCGAGAAGGCGACGAAGCAGCCGCTCACGCAGATGCCGCTTCCGAACGTTGAGCAGGTCAACGCGACCCGCCTGTCGCGCTTCGACGATGCGATCACCGCGTCACTCGAGAAGACCGCTCGGGTCGCACTGTTCCGCGACATCATCGCGCACTACGTGCGTCACCACGATGTCCCCGAGACCGACGTGGCTGCGGCCCTCGCGATCGTGGCGCAGGGCAAGACCCCGCTGCTGCTCACGGAAGACGACGACCGTAAGTTCGAGCGCGACCGCAAGCAGGCCGCTGGCTTCCTTGACGGCAGCGGCGGAAACGACCGCGACTCGCGTGGCGGCCGCGAGCGCCCGGAGCGCACGACCTCGCGCCCGAGCCGCGACGACCTCGCGATGTACCGCATCGCCGTCGGCCGTCGCCACAAGGTGCTTCCCGGCCAGATCGTGGGCGCCCTCGCCAACGAGGGTGGCCTCTCGCGCGATGACTTCGGCCGCATCCAGGTGCGCGACGACTTCTCGCTCGTCGAGCTGCCCAAGAACCTGACGAAGGAACAGCAGGATCGCCTCTCGGGTACCCGCATCAGCGGCAAGCTCATCGAGCTCGGCCCGGACCGTGGCCCGCAGCGCGGCAGCTACGAGCGTGGCGCTGACCGCGGCGGGGACCGCGGCGGCTACAAGGGCAACAACGACCGCGGTGACCGCGGTGGCTACAGCGGCGGCGATCGTGGTGGCTACAAGGGCAATAACGACCGCAACGACCGCGGCGGCTACAGTGGCGGCAGCGACCGCGGTGGCTACAAGGGCAACAACGACCGCAACGATCGCGGTGGCGACCGCGGTGGGTACAGTGGCGGCAGCGACCGTGGAGGTTACAAGGGCAACAACGACCGCGGTGGCGACAGCCGCGGTGGTGGCTACAACGGTGGCGGCGACCGCAAGCCGCGCTGGTAACTCGCTCACTCTGAGGTGATGATGCAGTGGTGCGCCCTCGGCAGAAATGCCGACGGGCGCATCACTGC
This genomic stretch from Leucobacter sp. CX169 harbors:
- the hpaD gene encoding 3,4-dihydroxyphenylacetate 2,3-dioxygenase; protein product: MAKLNEEDKQSAGFWVTKEAPIVAANPIHTATSEAPDILRCAYMELIVTDLAASRAFYVDVLGLYVTTEDDEAIYLRSTEEFIHHNLVLRKGPLAAVAAFSYRVRAAEDLDKAVAFFEELGCEVRRNPEGFVKGIGDSVRVVDPLGFPYEFFFQSEHTERMSWRYDLHVPGELVRLDHFNQITPDVPRAVGYMQNLGFRVTEDIQDAEGTVYAAWMRRKPTVHDTAMTGGDGPRMHHVCFATHEKHNILAICDKLGALRMSDHIERGPGRHGVSNAFYLYLRDPDGHRVEVYTQDYYTGDPDNPVVTWDVHDNQRRDWWGNPVVPSWYTDGSLVLDLDGNPQPVIARTDDSEMAVTIGADGFSYTRDEDGEKGFKLGNTL
- the hpaE gene encoding 5-carboxymethyl-2-hydroxymuconate semialdehyde dehydrogenase; its protein translation is MIHEKPAGLPDKIRHFIDGKFVDSIGGQEFDVIEPVSNEVYITSASAQSEDVELAVAAAKRAFDEGPWPKMLPRERSRILHKVADIVESRDEQLALLESWDSGLPITQAKGQARRAAENFRFFADLIVAQHDNVTKVPGRQINYVNRKPIGVAGLITPWNVPFMQESWKLAPAIATGNTVVLKPASYTPLSAALWPEIFREAGVPDGVFNLILGSGSVAGDALVKHPHVPLISFTGDSSTGAMISTNAAPLLKSLSLELGGKSPSVVFADADLEEALDATVFSVFSLNGERCTAGSRVLVERSIYNDFVERYAERAKNIVIGLPSDPATEVGALVHPSHFEKVMSYVEIGKGEGRLVAGGGRPEGFPEGNYVAPTVFADVAPDARIFQEEIFGPVVAITPFDTDEEALELANNTKYGLAAYVWTSNLKRAHNFAHGIESGMVWLNSNNVRDLRTPFGGVKASGLGREGGYRSVDFYTTQQSIQITLNEAHSPRFGAGK
- a CDS encoding GntR family transcriptional regulator, which translates into the protein MSKVDAAHDYIQQRISDGRFVPGYRLVLGQIADELDMSVVPVREAIRQLEAEGLVTFERNVGAQVALLKETEYLHTMQTLALVEGAATALAAPDISADQIKRAREINQTMRETLEAFDPQRFTALNLEFHSVLFESCPNPHILDLVHRGWNRMKMLRNSSFSFVPGRAGDSVEEHERLLRLIESRTPVDEIETAARAHRTATLDAVLAYSDEQHRHLAEAQEAAPAA
- a CDS encoding fumarylacetoacetate hydrolase family protein, producing MVTYGIDTPGKIIAVHLNYPSRMDQRGRTPAQPSYFLKPSSSLAPTGGTIERPAGTELLAFEGEVALVIGEPARRVSPEQGWSHIKSVTAANDFGIYDMRAVDKGSNMRSKGGDGFTPIGPTAISTEGLGEGDWRVRTWVNGELVQEDTTDTLKFSFGQLVADLSQLMTLETGDVILTGTPAGSSVVLPGDVVEVEVDAPNAPGAPSSGRLVTTVTQGTVPFGDFGSGPAVDDTQRVEAWGSEAEHAAAVAAGRATPLSAEQDPAPSVPVLTDEIRAQLSGVAVATVSSALRKRGYVDIFIDGVHPNHEGDQMLGTAKTLRFIPFRPDLFTAHAGGFNAQKRAFDTVGAGEVLVVDARGERGTGTVGDVLALRAQVRGAAGIVTDGGVRDFAAVQEFDIPVFSQGAHPSVLGRRHVPWETDVTIACGGAAVQPGDIIMGDRDGVIVIPPFLLAEVAAEAAAQEAADAWVAARVAEGHPVDGLFPMSAEWQAKYAAESAGGGGA
- a CDS encoding HpcH/HpaI aldolase/citrate lyase family protein, with the translated sequence MPIRLELPPTLSDRLAHAKRPQIGLWVCSGSPIAAEIVAGSGIDWVLLDAEHSPNGLESILAQLYAMSAYPSTPVVRPPSGDVVTIKQFLDLGVQNLLIPMVDSAEQAAEIVRAVRYPLNGVRGVGSTLARSSRWNRVEGYLGRADETISLTVQIESAAAVADVERIVETDGVDAIFVGPADLAASMGLLGQQSHPDVVEGVLRAISAGLAAGKPVGVNAFVPADAERYLAEGASFVAVGADVAILARQTEALAERFVQAGSSNTPPSAPPRGSY
- the hpaH gene encoding 2-oxo-hept-4-ene-1,7-dioate hydratase; translated protein: MLSAEQHLQIADELIAADASKELLPILTGRYPGMVVDDSYAVQRAWTERKIAEGRRVVGRKIGLTSKVMQVATGITEPDYGVILDDMVIESGSVIDFDRFSNVRIEVELAFVLAKPLTGPHTTIFDVLDATAYVVPALEVLNSHLVMEGRTIVDTISDNAAMGAMVIGGRPVKVDQVDLRWVSALLSRNETIEESGVAAAILGHPAMGVAWLANKLAQHGQSLNAGDIVLAGSFTRPMWVERGDTVHADYGTLGTISCRFA
- a CDS encoding DEAD/DEAH box helicase, yielding MTSSENPAPTERDDSPNLSTEAGAGAVESHVDAAEAPAVVAAPAAEPERPGFDTLGLDPRVLRAVKDLGYETPSAIQAATIPVLLDGRDVVGLAQTGTGKTAAFALPILSRIVPGQGVPQALVIAPTRELALQVCEAFGSFAAHLPEVHMLPVYGGQAYGQQLSALRRGVDIIVGTPGRIMDHLKKGTLDLSQIKYLVLDEADEMLKMGFAEDVETILADTPQSKQVALFSATMPAQIRRISQQYLNDAAEIKIQGKTQTSSSITQRYVVVSYSQKVDALTRVLEVEDFDGMIVFTRTRGDSEQVAEKLRARGYSAAAINGDVPQNLRERMVEQLKSGALDILVATDVAARGLDVERISHVINYDLPIDTESYVHRIGRTGRAGRSGDAISFVTPRERRLLTAIEKATKQPLTQMPLPNVEQVNATRLSRFDDAITASLEKTARVALFRDIIAHYVRHHDVPETDVAAALAIVAQGKTPLLLTEDDDRKFERDRKQAAGFLDGSGGNDRDSRGGRERPERTTSRPSRDDLAMYRIAVGRRHKVLPGQIVGALANEGGLSRDDFGRIQVRDDFSLVELPKNLTKEQQDRLSGTRISGKLIELGPDRGPQRGSYERGADRGGDRGGYKGNNDRGDRGGYSGGDRGGYKGNNDRNDRGGYSGGSDRGGYKGNNDRNDRGGDRGGYSGGSDRGGYKGNNDRGGDSRGGGYNGGGDRKPRW